Proteins found in one Campylobacter concisus genomic segment:
- the ruvA gene encoding Holliday junction branch migration protein RuvA — translation MIKAIEGIVSKKDPAFVILKTNSGVSYGIFISLFCSAKLSKGEKIELAITQIIREDANLLYGFLDANEQKMFEMLIKLNGIGASTAMAVCSSLSSQAFTNAIISGDADTFKSVPGIGPKTARRIIAELSDAKLISDESVPSYQNEALLALEALGFKREKIVKILPECKSENTSDLIKEALKKLG, via the coding sequence ATGATAAAAGCGATCGAAGGTATCGTTAGCAAAAAAGATCCCGCATTTGTGATACTTAAAACAAATAGTGGCGTAAGCTATGGAATTTTTATCTCACTTTTTTGCTCAGCAAAACTTAGTAAAGGCGAAAAGATCGAGCTTGCCATAACGCAGATCATAAGAGAAGACGCAAATTTACTATACGGCTTTTTAGACGCAAATGAGCAAAAGATGTTTGAGATGCTTATCAAGCTAAATGGCATCGGAGCTAGCACAGCGATGGCGGTTTGCTCAAGTCTTAGCTCACAGGCATTTACAAATGCCATAATAAGCGGCGACGCAGACACCTTTAAAAGCGTGCCAGGTATCGGACCAAAGACAGCTAGACGCATCATAGCTGAGCTAAGCGACGCAAAGCTAATAAGTGACGAGAGTGTGCCAAGCTACCAAAATGAGGCACTTTTAGCACTTGAAGCGCTTGGCTTTAAGCGTGAGAAGATAGTGAAAATTTTGCCTGAGTGCAAGAGTGAAAATACAAGTGATCTTATAAAAGAAGCATTAAAGAAATTAGGATAA
- a CDS encoding flagellar assembly protein A: MSENVQENERFLPPTQIQTSTPYISLKELSKQHSVPVEFIDFKILDILTYYKNKDNEEPVFVPEENLDFFDDNAFYLDETLEIEQVYDVEFFDVRLNAVPKLPKIEIGVNSMVTKVVAKVKATKDCEYEHHYEDKLFEYIAKQLMKAQILIGIRIGKLKDELKQIASVVHVKGELDKDYILNITQGINPKKATDAKILYYYKDKLDAIKEEDKIDYADRGFVFGVAQDEVIMEEKKSHEGQNGRDARGKLLAVEEPKEDTGKEISISENIERVENDDSIIYIAKKSGYVVEKNGSFDIEERIEINEANFKTTGSIQAGTDTNVTLVVRETDTIKDAIGTGIIVEADEIEVKGNVGANAMVKANEVIIGGQTHQKAKIYAKNAKISIHIGKVEAENVEIDRLEGGNVVAKRVKINSVVGGSITAQNIQINTLGSNCTITASHLIDVRYLRGTDNKFIIDTSKMPESAEATQEQLNKIEYTKAELASLLKNIETKKNVINENKDSIYTIKAKVEELSKAKVIPPVTFMKKLKEYQGLVNEYNTLLKIFKDKKELLATLKDELEIMQNGIFSAKVINRGNWVELNEIRFVIVDPPQNVTYISKQNETAHAITLEKIGDGDEAEYKIKKSNKLEDYTDTNF; this comes from the coding sequence TTGAGCGAGAACGTGCAAGAAAACGAGAGATTTTTACCGCCAACGCAAATTCAAACTTCAACACCTTATATATCGCTTAAAGAATTAAGCAAGCAACACAGCGTACCGGTAGAATTTATAGATTTTAAAATTTTAGATATTTTGACTTATTATAAAAATAAAGATAATGAAGAGCCAGTTTTTGTCCCCGAAGAAAATTTAGACTTTTTTGATGATAATGCATTTTATCTTGACGAGACACTAGAGATCGAGCAGGTCTATGACGTGGAATTTTTTGATGTTAGGCTAAATGCTGTGCCAAAGCTTCCAAAGATAGAAATCGGTGTAAATTCAATGGTTACAAAAGTAGTCGCAAAGGTAAAAGCCACAAAAGATTGTGAATACGAACATCATTACGAAGATAAGCTTTTTGAATATATCGCCAAACAGCTTATGAAGGCTCAAATTTTAATAGGTATAAGGATCGGCAAACTAAAAGACGAGCTAAAACAAATCGCCTCAGTTGTGCATGTAAAGGGCGAACTTGATAAAGACTACATACTAAATATAACACAAGGTATAAATCCAAAAAAAGCTACCGATGCAAAGATACTTTACTACTACAAAGATAAACTTGATGCGATAAAAGAAGAAGACAAGATTGATTACGCTGATAGAGGTTTTGTTTTTGGCGTGGCACAAGATGAAGTGATAATGGAAGAGAAAAAGTCTCACGAAGGGCAAAATGGCCGTGATGCGAGAGGCAAATTATTAGCAGTAGAAGAGCCAAAAGAAGATACTGGCAAAGAGATAAGTATAAGCGAAAATATAGAGAGAGTAGAAAATGACGATAGCATAATATATATCGCTAAAAAATCAGGATATGTAGTTGAGAAAAATGGCTCATTTGATATTGAAGAGCGTATAGAGATAAATGAAGCAAATTTTAAAACAACTGGCTCTATTCAAGCAGGCACTGATACAAATGTGACTTTGGTGGTTAGGGAAACTGATACTATAAAAGATGCCATCGGCACTGGCATCATCGTAGAGGCTGACGAGATCGAGGTAAAAGGAAACGTCGGTGCAAATGCGATGGTTAAAGCAAATGAAGTAATAATCGGCGGTCAAACACACCAAAAGGCTAAAATTTATGCAAAGAATGCAAAAATTTCTATCCATATCGGTAAGGTTGAAGCTGAAAATGTCGAGATAGATAGGCTAGAAGGCGGAAACGTCGTAGCAAAAAGAGTTAAGATAAATAGCGTCGTTGGTGGCTCTATAACCGCTCAAAATATCCAAATAAATACGCTCGGCTCAAACTGCACTATCACAGCTTCACACTTAATAGACGTAAGATATCTAAGAGGCACTGATAATAAATTTATAATCGATACTAGCAAAATGCCCGAAAGTGCTGAGGCTACGCAAGAGCAATTAAATAAGATCGAATATACAAAAGCAGAGCTTGCTTCGCTTCTAAAAAATATTGAAACAAAGAAAAATGTCATAAATGAAAATAAAGACTCGATTTATACCATAAAAGCAAAGGTAGAAGAGCTCTCAAAAGCTAAAGTGATACCGCCAGTTACCTTCATGAAAAAGCTAAAAGAGTATCAAGGTCTAGTCAATGAATACAACACTTTGCTAAAAATTTTTAAAGATAAAAAAGAGTTGCTAGCTACTCTAAAAGATGAGCTTGAGATCATGCAAAATGGAATATTTTCTGCAAAAGTGATAAATAGAGGCAACTGGGTTGAACTAAATGAGATTAGATTTGTTATCGTTGATCCTCCACAAAATGTCACTTATATCTCAAAGCAAAATGAAACTGCTCATGCTATTACTTTGGAGAAGATCGGCGATGGCGATGAGGCTGAGTATAAGATCAAAAAGTCAAATAAATTAGAAGACTACACAGATACAAATTTTTAA
- the murJ gene encoding murein biosynthesis integral membrane protein MurJ: MFIKGFFSNSVGIMVSRILGLIRDLLTASILGAGIFSDLFFIAFKIPNLFRRIFGEGAFTQAFLPNFANSKKKAIFQAEIFIKFLLFIGALTLLVNLFTPYFIKIIASGLSEQNIMDAVPLVRINFYYLALVYIVTFMGALLQYKGHFATTAFSTALLNLAMIASLLLARGNSESVVALYLSFGVVAGGILQILVHLIAMKFNALNKIFWGGLSGYFKGKRAQSKGFFINFYHGLLGSSAMQISAFMDTWLASFLVSGSISYLFYANRIFQLPLAIFAIALSQALFPKITRLLKQKDEANALVWTKKSFYLLLCALLAATITGVVLSEFIIWLLFERGNFVRANTIECAKVLSAYLVGLTPFGLAKIFSLWLYANMKQKEAAKISIVCLVINLILAVILMQKFGAAGLAFASSLGGFLQLILYIRAFGAKRFLAIIEPKFIAAIAILAVLLYFGLTFLKDIFNANF, from the coding sequence ATGTTTATAAAAGGTTTTTTTTCAAACTCAGTTGGCATTATGGTTTCAAGAATTCTTGGACTTATAAGAGACCTTTTAACAGCTTCCATCCTTGGAGCTGGCATATTTAGCGATCTTTTTTTTATCGCTTTTAAAATACCAAATTTATTTCGGCGTATCTTTGGAGAAGGTGCCTTTACGCAGGCATTTTTGCCAAATTTTGCAAATAGCAAGAAAAAAGCGATCTTTCAGGCTGAAATTTTCATCAAATTTCTACTTTTTATAGGCGCATTAACGCTTCTTGTAAATTTATTTACGCCCTACTTTATAAAGATCATCGCAAGCGGTTTAAGCGAGCAAAATATCATGGATGCAGTGCCGCTTGTGCGTATAAATTTCTACTATCTAGCCCTTGTTTATATCGTCACTTTCATGGGTGCGCTGCTTCAGTACAAAGGGCACTTTGCAACGACTGCGTTTTCTACAGCGCTACTAAATTTAGCCATGATCGCTTCATTACTTTTGGCTCGTGGCAATAGTGAAAGCGTGGTCGCACTTTATCTTAGCTTTGGCGTCGTTGCAGGCGGTATTTTGCAAATTTTGGTGCATCTAATCGCTATGAAATTTAACGCTTTAAATAAAATTTTTTGGGGCGGTCTAAGCGGATACTTTAAAGGCAAAAGAGCGCAGAGCAAAGGTTTTTTTATAAATTTTTATCACGGCTTGCTTGGCTCAAGTGCGATGCAGATAAGCGCATTTATGGACACTTGGCTAGCTAGCTTTTTGGTAAGTGGCTCGATAAGCTATCTTTTTTATGCAAATAGAATTTTTCAGCTCCCACTTGCCATCTTTGCGATCGCGCTCTCTCAGGCACTTTTCCCAAAGATCACCAGACTTTTAAAGCAAAAAGACGAAGCAAACGCCCTAGTTTGGACAAAAAAGAGCTTTTACTTGCTACTTTGCGCCCTACTTGCAGCCACGATCACAGGCGTCGTGCTAAGTGAGTTTATCATCTGGCTATTGTTTGAGAGAGGAAATTTCGTAAGGGCAAACACCATTGAATGTGCCAAGGTGCTAAGTGCCTATTTGGTGGGGCTTACGCCATTTGGACTGGCTAAAATTTTCTCACTTTGGCTCTATGCAAATATGAAGCAAAAAGAGGCAGCCAAAATTTCTATCGTCTGCCTTGTGATAAATTTGATCCTAGCTGTCATTTTGATGCAGAAATTTGGAGCAGCTGGTCTTGCATTTGCAAGCTCACTTGGGGGATTTTTACAGCTTATTTTATACATAAGAGCCTTTGGAGCTAAGCGATTTTTAGCTATAATCGAGCCTAAATTTATAGCCGCCATCGCTATTTTGGCGGTTTTGCTCTATTTTGGTTTAACATTTTTAAAGGATATATTTAATGCGAATTTTTGA
- the cysS gene encoding cysteine--tRNA ligase: MRIFDTSKREKVEFSPIKEGEVSIYLCGPTVYDDAHLGHAKSAVSFDLLRRVLKALGYKVKFARNYTDIDDKILNKMAQTGQSLEEITNKYIAHYESDMGALNVLDPDFKPKATQCLEAIISYIKVLMDRGFAYKTSDGIYFDTSKDSGYFSISGKDNNTDLIARVASFGEKRNEKDFVLWKFDEKWYESPFGKGRPGWHTECVAMIREFLSDKENDKFEIDIHAGGIDLLFPHHENEASQCRCAYHKNLSKYWMHNGFIKVNNEKMSKSLNNSFFVKDALKNVHGEVLRYYLLTSHYRAHFNYSDEDLVASKKRLDKIYRLKKRVDGVQAGAINESFKNELLEALSDDLNASKALASIDEFVKIANERLDNSPKDKVYKAEVVANLELISEILGIAITNYVEYFQFGVSNEQKEHIQKLLDERAVAKKERNFARADEIRDELSSLNISIMDTPNGAVWEKNNE, from the coding sequence ATGCGAATTTTTGATACTTCTAAAAGAGAAAAGGTTGAGTTTAGCCCAATAAAAGAAGGTGAAGTTAGCATCTACCTATGCGGTCCAACGGTCTATGACGACGCACATTTGGGGCATGCAAAGTCAGCCGTTAGCTTTGATCTTTTAAGAAGGGTTTTAAAAGCGCTTGGCTACAAGGTTAAATTTGCAAGAAACTACACCGACATCGACGATAAAATTTTAAATAAAATGGCGCAGACTGGTCAAAGCCTAGAGGAGATCACAAACAAATATATAGCGCATTACGAGAGCGACATGGGCGCTTTAAACGTGCTTGATCCAGACTTTAAACCAAAGGCTACGCAGTGTTTAGAGGCGATCATTAGCTACATCAAGGTGCTTATGGATAGAGGCTTCGCGTATAAAACGAGCGATGGAATTTACTTTGATACGAGCAAGGATAGTGGATATTTTAGCATTAGTGGTAAGGATAATAACACCGATCTAATCGCGCGCGTGGCTAGTTTTGGCGAGAAAAGAAATGAAAAAGACTTCGTGCTTTGGAAATTTGACGAGAAATGGTACGAGAGCCCATTTGGCAAGGGTCGCCCTGGCTGGCACACCGAATGTGTGGCTATGATAAGAGAATTTCTAAGTGACAAAGAAAATGATAAATTTGAGATCGACATCCACGCTGGTGGCATCGATTTACTCTTTCCGCACCACGAAAACGAAGCAAGCCAGTGCAGATGCGCCTATCATAAAAATTTGAGCAAATACTGGATGCATAACGGCTTTATAAAAGTAAATAACGAAAAGATGAGCAAGAGCCTAAATAACAGCTTTTTTGTAAAAGACGCCCTAAAAAACGTTCATGGTGAAGTACTTAGATATTACTTGCTTACGAGCCATTACAGGGCGCATTTTAATTATTCAGATGAAGACTTAGTGGCTTCAAAAAAGAGGCTAGATAAAATTTATCGCCTTAAAAAAAGGGTTGATGGCGTGCAAGCTGGCGCTATAAACGAGAGCTTTAAAAATGAGCTACTTGAGGCACTAAGTGATGATCTAAACGCTTCAAAAGCACTTGCAAGTATTGATGAGTTTGTAAAAATAGCAAACGAAAGGCTTGATAATAGCCCAAAAGATAAAGTCTATAAGGCCGAAGTAGTGGCAAATTTGGAGCTCATAAGTGAAATTTTGGGCATTGCTATCACAAACTATGTGGAGTATTTTCAATTTGGTGTAAGCAACGAGCAAAAAGAGCATATCCAAAAACTTCTTGATGAGCGCGCGGTAGCTAAAAAAGAGAGAAATTTTGCAAGGGCTGATGAGATAAGAGATGAGCTTTCCAGCCTAAATATCTCTATCATGGATACACCAAATGGCGCAGTTTGGGAGAAAAACAATGAATAA
- a CDS encoding ABC transporter ATP-binding protein: protein MNNFGLKDVLKRFGPYFKDYIPHFILAFIGMGLASGGTAVSAYLVEPVLNKIFVEKNETLLYLLPCAIIAIYVLKNIGTFMQAYFTAYIGQDTIRRFREKMVENLLNLDMKFFNDFRTGELISRTTNDIERIRSIVSSFIPELIRELVTIIGLLCVVIYQSPKLAFFALVVMPVAIYPISRLAKKMKKISKQSQEKTSDITSALSEIFTNIEIIKANNAQKYEHSRFVEENNKFFKLNLKTVKIEQLVSPLMETIGSIGVAAVIIIGGKDVIDGNINMGAFFSFLTALFMLYTPLKRIVNIYNKMQDAIAASERTFFLMDKVSEIKDGEKELSEEINLIKFNDVRLSYGDKEVLKGINLEARKSEFIALVGSSGGGKTSLMNLLMRFYDVNSGEILINETNLKDIKIHSLRQNIGLVTQRVYIFNDTITKNVAYGREFNEDAVINALKMANAYEFVSKLDDGIHSILNEFGTNLSGGQRQRIAIARALYQNPQILIFDEATSALDNESEKEITKAINNLRSKKIIFVIAHRLSTVESADKIAVLSNGRIVDTGSDEELSKRNEIYAKLKGKALV, encoded by the coding sequence ATGAATAACTTTGGCTTAAAAGATGTACTAAAACGATTTGGCCCATATTTTAAAGACTACATCCCACACTTCATCCTAGCCTTCATCGGCATGGGGCTTGCAAGTGGTGGAACAGCAGTCAGTGCGTATCTGGTGGAGCCAGTATTAAATAAAATTTTCGTTGAAAAAAACGAAACATTGCTTTATTTGTTGCCATGTGCGATTATTGCCATTTATGTGTTAAAAAATATAGGTACATTTATGCAGGCTTATTTTACGGCATATATCGGCCAAGATACGATTAGAAGATTTCGTGAAAAGATGGTCGAAAATTTACTAAATTTGGACATGAAATTTTTTAATGATTTTAGAACAGGCGAGCTAATAAGCAGAACCACGAACGACATAGAGCGCATAAGATCTATTGTTTCAAGTTTCATACCTGAGCTTATTAGAGAGCTTGTAACTATCATAGGCCTGCTTTGTGTAGTCATATATCAAAGCCCTAAATTGGCGTTTTTTGCACTTGTGGTCATGCCAGTAGCCATTTATCCGATCTCGCGCCTTGCAAAGAAGATGAAAAAAATTTCAAAGCAGTCGCAAGAAAAGACATCCGATATCACTTCAGCCTTGAGTGAAATTTTTACAAATATCGAGATCATCAAGGCAAATAATGCCCAAAAATACGAGCATTCACGTTTTGTTGAAGAAAATAACAAATTTTTCAAGCTAAATCTTAAAACCGTAAAAATTGAGCAATTAGTAAGTCCACTAATGGAAACAATTGGCTCAATAGGCGTGGCAGCTGTCATCATAATAGGAGGCAAAGACGTCATCGACGGAAATATAAACATGGGTGCTTTCTTTTCATTTTTAACTGCGCTTTTCATGCTCTACACTCCACTAAAACGTATCGTAAATATATACAACAAAATGCAAGACGCCATCGCCGCGAGCGAGAGAACCTTTTTCTTGATGGATAAAGTAAGTGAAATAAAAGATGGCGAAAAAGAGCTAAGTGAAGAGATAAATTTGATTAAATTTAATGATGTCCGCCTAAGCTACGGTGACAAAGAGGTTTTAAAAGGGATAAATTTAGAGGCTCGTAAGTCAGAATTTATAGCCCTTGTTGGCTCAAGTGGTGGCGGAAAAACCTCGCTCATGAATCTGCTCATGAGATTTTACGACGTAAATAGCGGAGAAATTTTAATAAATGAAACAAATTTAAAAGATATCAAAATCCACTCACTTCGCCAAAATATCGGCCTTGTAACACAGCGTGTCTATATCTTTAACGACACGATCACTAAAAACGTGGCTTACGGCAGAGAATTTAACGAAGATGCCGTGATAAATGCGCTAAAGATGGCAAATGCTTATGAGTTTGTAAGCAAACTAGATGATGGTATCCACTCTATCTTAAATGAATTTGGCACAAACCTTTCAGGCGGTCAAAGACAACGCATCGCAATAGCAAGAGCGCTTTATCAAAACCCGCAAATTCTCATCTTTGACGAGGCCACTTCAGCACTTGATAATGAGAGTGAAAAAGAGATCACAAAAGCCATAAACAACCTAAGAAGCAAGAAGATCATCTTTGTCATCGCTCACCGTTTAAGCACGGTTGAAAGCGCTGATAAAATTGCGGTTTTAAGCAACGGAAGGATAGTTGATACTGGAAGTGACGAAGAGCTTAGTAAGAGAAATGAAATTTATGCAAAACTTAAAGGCAAAGCCTTAGTTTAA
- a CDS encoding quinone-dependent dihydroorotate dehydrogenase encodes MSLNYETLKSIFFKFDPETAHKIAELAMIGANKIFPGSLSFVANKCVVDDNALKQNLFSSTYHNPVGIAGGFDKNATMFEALTALGFGYLEFGTFTPKPQPGNDKPRLFRLVDEESIQNAMGFNNDGCEAIKNRVKKLYPYTLPIWANIGKNKVTPNEDAIKDYEILVREFSEICDTFVINVSSPNTPNLRALQDESFIKELFSVILPLTKKPIIFKIAPDMSHEDAIKLCSCAIENGASGVLVSNTSVDYSLSHSSNLKDFGGLSGKVIAQKSKEIFKAVADELYGKTTLIACGGIDSGAEAYERIKMGANLVQIFTSFIFKGPMVARDINLEILELLKRDGFASISEAVGIDVKK; translated from the coding sequence ATGAGCTTAAACTACGAAACTTTAAAATCTATATTTTTTAAATTTGATCCTGAAACTGCCCACAAAATCGCAGAACTTGCAATGATCGGAGCAAATAAAATTTTTCCAGGATCATTAAGCTTTGTAGCAAACAAGTGCGTGGTAGACGACAATGCACTAAAACAAAATTTATTCTCAAGCACTTATCACAATCCAGTTGGCATAGCTGGGGGCTTTGATAAAAATGCCACAATGTTTGAAGCACTCACGGCTCTTGGCTTTGGGTATTTAGAATTTGGCACATTTACTCCAAAACCTCAACCTGGCAACGACAAACCAAGACTTTTTAGGCTCGTAGACGAAGAGAGCATCCAAAATGCGATGGGCTTTAACAACGATGGTTGCGAGGCTATTAAAAATAGAGTCAAAAAACTTTATCCTTATACTTTACCTATCTGGGCAAACATCGGTAAAAATAAGGTCACACCAAACGAAGATGCAATAAAAGACTATGAAATTTTAGTAAGAGAATTTAGCGAAATTTGCGACACCTTTGTCATAAACGTCTCATCGCCAAACACGCCAAATTTAAGAGCCTTGCAAGATGAGAGCTTCATAAAAGAGCTTTTTAGCGTCATTTTACCACTTACTAAAAAACCAATCATCTTTAAAATAGCTCCTGATATGAGCCACGAAGATGCGATCAAACTTTGTAGCTGCGCGATAGAAAACGGCGCTAGTGGCGTGCTTGTCTCAAATACAAGCGTTGATTACTCGCTCTCTCACTCGTCAAATTTAAAAGATTTTGGCGGACTAAGTGGTAAGGTGATCGCTCAAAAGTCAAAAGAGATATTTAAAGCCGTGGCAGACGAGCTTTATGGCAAGACGACACTTATCGCATGTGGCGGCATAGATAGCGGTGCAGAGGCATATGAGCGCATAAAAATGGGAGCAAATCTAGTGCAAATTTTTACAAGCTTTATCTTTAAAGGTCCGATGGTCGCAAGAGATATAAATTTAGAAATTTTAGAGCTTTTAAAGCGAGACGGCTTTGCCTCTATTAGCGAAGCAGTCGGCATAGATGTTAAAAAATAA
- a CDS encoding M16 family metallopeptidase, which yields MIKFNKTKLENGLEIYHIPVNPDSKVISVDVFYKVGSRNEVMGKSGIAHMLEHLNFKSTKNLRAGEFDEIVKGFGGVNNASTGFDYTHYFIKASNENLDKTLGLFAELMKNLSLKDKEFQPERDVVHEERRWRTDNNPMGYLYFRLYNHAFIYHPYHWTPIGFIKDIENWKIADIKEFHATYYQPKNAILMISGDIGKDEAFKLAKKNFSDIKNKRAIPKSHCKEPEQDGARRAIIYKDSQTQMLAIAYKIPNFKHADQVGLNAISEYLATGKSSILQQRLIDELMLVNQIYAYNMSCVDENLFIFLAVCNPDVEANVVEAEILKIIDDLKNKPIDKDDVLRVKNLIKTDFIYSFESASKVANLYGSYLARGDIKPLYELEKNIDKIDAKLLKEIANRYFNEKTSTTIILKKE from the coding sequence TTGATAAAATTTAATAAAACAAAACTAGAAAACGGACTTGAAATTTATCACATACCAGTAAATCCGGACTCAAAAGTGATAAGCGTCGATGTCTTTTATAAAGTTGGTTCAAGAAACGAAGTGATGGGCAAAAGTGGCATCGCTCACATGCTCGAGCATCTAAATTTCAAATCAACCAAAAATTTACGAGCTGGGGAGTTTGATGAGATCGTAAAAGGCTTTGGCGGCGTAAATAACGCAAGTACAGGCTTTGACTACACCCACTACTTTATAAAAGCTTCAAATGAAAATTTAGATAAAACGCTTGGGCTTTTTGCTGAGCTTATGAAAAATTTAAGCCTAAAAGACAAAGAATTTCAGCCAGAGCGAGACGTCGTGCATGAAGAGCGTAGGTGGCGAACAGACAACAACCCTATGGGTTATCTATATTTTAGGCTCTACAACCACGCATTTATCTACCACCCATACCACTGGACGCCAATAGGCTTTATAAAAGATATCGAAAACTGGAAGATCGCTGACATAAAAGAATTTCACGCCACATACTATCAGCCCAAAAATGCGATTTTGATGATAAGTGGCGACATCGGCAAGGATGAGGCATTTAAACTGGCTAAGAAAAATTTTAGCGATATAAAAAACAAAAGAGCCATCCCAAAATCTCACTGTAAAGAACCTGAACAAGACGGCGCAAGAAGAGCTATCATCTATAAAGATAGCCAAACACAAATGCTAGCGATCGCTTATAAAATCCCAAATTTTAAACACGCTGATCAAGTAGGGCTAAATGCGATCAGTGAATATCTAGCCACTGGCAAAAGCTCTATTTTACAGCAACGTCTAATCGATGAGCTAATGCTCGTAAATCAAATTTATGCTTATAATATGAGCTGTGTTGATGAAAATTTATTTATATTTTTAGCAGTTTGCAACCCAGATGTCGAAGCAAACGTGGTTGAGGCTGAAATTTTAAAGATCATAGATGATTTAAAAAATAAACCAATCGACAAAGATGATGTTTTAAGAGTTAAAAATTTGATAAAAACTGATTTTATTTACTCATTTGAGAGTGCAAGCAAGGTTGCAAATTTATATGGTTCATACCTTGCTAGAGGCGACATAAAGCCACTTTATGAGCTTGAAAAAAATATCGATAAGATAGATGCCAAGCTTTTAAAAGAGATAGCAAATAGATATTTTAATGAAAAAACCAGCACAACAATAATATTAAAAAAGGAATAA
- the dapA gene encoding 4-hydroxy-tetrahydrodipicolinate synthase, producing the protein MTALITPFKNQKVDEVSFEKLIKRQIKHGIDVVVPVGTTGESATLTHDEHRICIEIAVDACKGTNVKVLAGAGSNATHEAIGIAKFAQAHGADGILSVAPYYNKPTQEGLYEHYKAIANSIEIPVLLYNVPGRVGVDILPATVFRLFKECKNIYGIKEATGSIDRCVDLLAHEPNLVVISGEDAINYPIISNGGKGVISVTANLLPDQISQLTHLAMNEEYKKAKLINDNLYTINKTLFCESNPIPIKAAMYLAGLIDSLEYRLPLCKPSKENFKKIEEVIKNYEIKGF; encoded by the coding sequence ATGACCGCACTCATTACGCCATTTAAAAATCAAAAAGTAGATGAAGTCAGTTTTGAAAAGCTAATAAAAAGACAGATAAAACACGGCATAGATGTCGTTGTACCAGTTGGAACTACTGGCGAGAGTGCAACACTGACGCATGATGAGCATAGAATTTGTATCGAAATAGCCGTAGATGCGTGTAAAGGTACAAATGTAAAAGTACTAGCTGGTGCTGGTAGTAACGCGACTCACGAAGCTATTGGTATCGCTAAATTTGCTCAAGCTCATGGCGCTGATGGCATCCTTTCAGTTGCACCTTATTACAACAAACCAACACAAGAAGGGCTTTACGAGCACTACAAAGCCATTGCAAATAGCATTGAAATCCCTGTGCTTCTTTATAATGTTCCAGGCAGAGTTGGCGTGGATATCTTGCCAGCGACTGTTTTTAGGCTTTTTAAAGAGTGTAAAAATATCTACGGTATTAAAGAGGCTACAGGCAGCATAGATAGATGCGTAGATTTACTAGCTCACGAGCCAAATTTAGTAGTCATTAGCGGCGAAGATGCGATCAACTATCCTATCATATCAAATGGTGGCAAAGGCGTTATCTCGGTTACTGCAAACCTCTTGCCAGATCAAATTTCACAGCTTACGCACCTTGCGATGAACGAAGAGTACAAAAAAGCAAAACTAATAAACGATAATCTATATACTATAAATAAAACGCTCTTTTGCGAAAGCAATCCGATACCGATCAAAGCGGCGATGTATCTAGCTGGACTCATCGACTCTTTGGAGTACCGCTTGCCACTTTGCAAACCAAGTAAAGAAAATTTTAAAAAGATAGAAGAAGTAATAAAAAATTACGAAATAAAGGGTTTTTAA